The following DNA comes from Arthrobacter sp. SLBN-83.
GGTGGACAGATCGATCCCCGAAATGGGCACTGCAACTCCTTTTGCTGGGACGCCGCTGCCGGGCGGAACACCCGAGGCGTCTGCATGCTGGACTTTACGGACGGTAGTGCCCTTTCATCTTACGCACCCGTGTTACCCTCAAAGAGTGCGTGCAGAGCTCCTTCTCCTTAGCTGCCGCGGCGAGGCCACAGACGCTATCTAGCGCACGGCCCACCCTCGCTGCGGAGTTTGTGTTGCCCGGCCACCCTTTCACTGAAGATCGATAGAAAAGGCCACGAACGTCATGCGAAACGCACAGAAGCCCTCAGGAATGCCTGCCCACCGGTACACCCCGTTCCAGGACCAGATCAAGGTTGAACTCCCGGACCGCACCTGGCCGGACAAGGTCATCACCAAGGCTCCGCGCTGGTGCGCAGTGGACCTGCGCGACGGCAACCAGGCCCTGATCGACCCCATGAGCCCGGCCCGCAAGATGAAGATGTTCGACCTGCTGGTCCGCATGGGTTACAAGGAGATCGAGGTTGGCTTCCCGTCTGCCTCCCAGACGGACTTCGATTTTGTCCGCCAGCTCATCGAGGGCAACCACATCCCGGATGACGTCACCATCCAGGTCCTGACGCAGGCGCGGGAACACCTGATCGAACGGACCTACGAGTCCCTGGTGGGCGCCAAGCAAGCCATTGTCCACCTCTACAACTCCACCTCGGTGCTGCAGCGGCGGGTGGTCTTCAACCAGGACGAGGACGGCATCCTGGATATTGCCCTCCAGGGCGCCCGGCTGTGCAAGAAGTACGAGGAAACCCTCGCGGACACCCACGTGACCTATGAGTACTCGCCCGAGTCCTTCACAGGCACGGAACTGGAGTACGCGGTGCGGGTGTGCAACGCCGTCGCCGACGTCTTCGAAGCGTCCGCGGACCGCCAGGTGATCATCAACCTGCCCGCCACCGTGGAGATGGCCACGCCCAACGTCTACGCCGACTCCATCGAGTGGATGAGCCGGCACCTGCACCCGCGTGAAGGCATCATCCTGTCGCTGCACCCCCACAATGACCGCGGCACCGGTGTTGCGGCGGCCGAACTGGGCTACATGGCCGGTGCCGACCGCATCGAAGGCTGCCTCTTCGGCAACGGCGAACGCACCGGCAACGTGGACCTGGTGACCCTGGGCCTGAACCTGTTCGTCCAGGGCATCGATCCCATGATCGACTTCTCCAACATCGACGACGTCCGCCGCACGGTGGAGTACTGCAACCAGCTGCCGGTTCCGGAGCGTTCACCGTACGGCGGAGACCTGGTGTTCACCGCCTTCTCCGGCTCCCACCAGGACGCCATCAAGAAGGGCTTTGAAGCCCTTGAACGCGACGCCGCAGCAGCCGGCAAGTCCGTGGACGATTTCACCTGGCAGGTGCCTTACCTGCCCGTCGACCCCAAGGACCTGGGCCGCAGCTACGAAGCCGTGATCCGCGTGAACTCGCAGTCCGGCAAGGGCGGCGTGGCCTACCTGCTGAAGAATGAACACAGCCTGGACCTGCCGCGCCGTGCACAGATCGAGTTCTCCGGCGTCATTCAGCGCCGCACCGACACCGTCGGCGGGGAGGTCAGCGGCGCGCAGCTCTGGCAGATCTTCCAGGACGAATACCTGCCGTCCGGGCAGGCTGACGGACAGTGGGGGCGCTACTCCCTGGGCGGGGTCAAGACGGAAACGGACGCCGACGGCGGCATGACGCTGCACGCGTCCCTCGCCATTGATGGTGCCCAAGTGAGCCGCACCGGCACCGGCAACGGTCCCATCGCGGCCCTGCTGAACATCCTGCACGAGGACGGTGTGGACGTCCGGGTACTGGACTACAGCGAGCACGCGCTGTCCGAGGGCGGCAACGCTATGGCCGCCGCCTACGTTGAGTGCGCCGTGGGGGAGCGGGTCCTGTGGGGCGTCGGGATCGATGCCAACACCAGCATGTCCTCCCTCAAGGCCGTCATTTCGGCAGTCAACCGGGCCATCCGGGACGCCCAGGCCTGATACCTGTAGCTGGTGGCGCCGCCCCAACCGGCGGCGCCAGCACCCCTTGGCAGCATGATGCTGTGCAGGATGGGAAGATAGAGCGTGCCCCAACAGTCTTTCGCCTCCCGGGCGTACCGGGACGACGCCGTGGTGCTCCGCACCCACAAGCTGGGCGAGGCGGACAGAATCATTACCCTCCTGACCAAGCACCATGGGCAGGTCCGCGCTGTCGCCAAGGGCGTGCGCCGCACCAGCAGCCGTTTCGGGGCCC
Coding sequences within:
- the leuA gene encoding 2-isopropylmalate synthase, which codes for MRNAQKPSGMPAHRYTPFQDQIKVELPDRTWPDKVITKAPRWCAVDLRDGNQALIDPMSPARKMKMFDLLVRMGYKEIEVGFPSASQTDFDFVRQLIEGNHIPDDVTIQVLTQAREHLIERTYESLVGAKQAIVHLYNSTSVLQRRVVFNQDEDGILDIALQGARLCKKYEETLADTHVTYEYSPESFTGTELEYAVRVCNAVADVFEASADRQVIINLPATVEMATPNVYADSIEWMSRHLHPREGIILSLHPHNDRGTGVAAAELGYMAGADRIEGCLFGNGERTGNVDLVTLGLNLFVQGIDPMIDFSNIDDVRRTVEYCNQLPVPERSPYGGDLVFTAFSGSHQDAIKKGFEALERDAAAAGKSVDDFTWQVPYLPVDPKDLGRSYEAVIRVNSQSGKGGVAYLLKNEHSLDLPRRAQIEFSGVIQRRTDTVGGEVSGAQLWQIFQDEYLPSGQADGQWGRYSLGGVKTETDADGGMTLHASLAIDGAQVSRTGTGNGPIAALLNILHEDGVDVRVLDYSEHALSEGGNAMAAAYVECAVGERVLWGVGIDANTSMSSLKAVISAVNRAIRDAQA